From candidate division WOR-3 bacterium:
AACAAAGCAGGAAGAGGAGTAAACATTGGTGATTATAATGATGATGGTTATTTAGATATTTATGTTTCCAATTATCGACTTTGTGAGAATTTTTTATGGCATAATAACAAAGATTTGACCTTTGAAAATAAAGCACATTATTTAGGAGTTGCTGGTGAAGAGCGAGAAGGTTATTACGGACACACTATCGGTTCGGAATGGGCAGATTATGATAATGACGGTGATTTAGATTTGATAACTTGTAATCTTGCTCATCCAAGATATATCCAATTTTCCAATCGGACAATGTTATATGAAAATAAAGGAAATAGATTTGTTGATGTGAGAAAGAAAAAAGGAATAAAGTATGAGGAAACCCATTCAGACCCTGCTTTTGGTGATATTGATAATGATGGTGATTTAGATTTATATATTACTTCGGTTTATGAAAATCGTCGCTCCTTTTTATATCTAAATGATAAAGGAAAATTTAAAGATATTACATATTTGAGCGGTGTGCGGGTATTTAATGGTTGGGGCTGTGCGTTTTGTGATTATGATAATGATGGTGATTTAGATTTGGTTGTTGGTAGTGGTTCAGGAGTTAAATTTTTTAGGAACGATACGGAAAATGGTAATAATTATTTAAAAATAAAAATGATTGGAAAGAAATCTAATAAAGATGGAATTGGTGCTCGGGTAAAAATAAAGATGGATAAAAAAATTCTATTAAGAGAAGTTAATTGTGGCAAAGGAATAACCTCCCAATCCTCAATGATTTTACATTTTGGTTTAGGAAAGAAAAACAAGATAAATTTAAATTATCGTTTTCTTGGCAGTAAAGAAAAAAGTTTCAAAAATATAAAGGCAAATCAATTTTTAATAATTGAAGAAGAATAATTAAATATTGACTTTTCAAAAAATTTGACTTAATATCTTTTGAATTTAAAGGGAGGGTATTATGAAAAGGATATTAGGTTTATTTGTGTTAATTATTTTATTATTCTTTATTAATTGTGGAAGAAGAAGTTTTTTTCCTAATCAGGTAATTGCGACAATTTCGGTAGGCCGAGGTCCTCAAGGAATTGGAGTTTTACCAAATGGACAATATTTATATGTAGCAAATTTCTATGAAAATACTGTTTCAGTAATTAGAGTTTGGGATAACCAAGTAATTACAACAATTCCTGTTGGTGATGGTCCGGATGGAATAGCAGTTTTACCTAACGGAGAGTATATGTATGTCACTAATCATCGTAGTGATGATGTGTATATCATCCGAACTTCTGATAATCAAGTTGTTGGTCGAATTGAAGTTGGTGATGGCCCAGAAGGGATAGTTATTTCGCCCGATGGTGAATATATTTATGTTACTAATCATCATAGCAACGATATTTCAGTGATTGAAGTGAGTTCTAATCAAGTGATAAATACAATTCCAGTAAGTAATGGTCAATTAGATTGGATAACAATTTCGCCAAACGGAAGATTTGCTTATGTTGCTGATTTTTTAAATGACTGTGTTTTTGTAGTCGATTTACAAAATAATCAGGTAACAACAACTATCCCTGTCGGTGATGGTCCACAAGGCATAACTATTTCTCCAAATGGTAATTATGTTTATGTATCTTGTGAATACGATAATAAAGTGGTGATTATTAGAACAAGTGATAATCAAGTAATTGGTAATATTCCTGTAGGAAGAGGTCCTTGCGATGCCCTTACCTTATTACCTAATGGTAGATATCTTTATGTAGCAAATGGAAACGACAATAATGTATCAGTGATAAGAACAAGTGATAATAGTATTGTTTCTATAATTCCGGTTGGTGATCATCCCATCGGCGGAATTTGTGTTCATCCTTCCGGTGATTTTGTCTATGTTTCTAATTTATGGGATAATTCAGTTTCAGTTATTGGTCGTTCCTATATTTATCCTTGGTAGTTGATAGAAAAAAATAATATTCTAATTGTTTTTTGGATAAAATATCCCAGTTAAATTGTTTTGCCCATTCTTTTCCGTTTTCTCCTAAAAATTTTCTTAGATTTTTATCTTTAATTAATTTTAACATTGCCTCACTTAATTGATTTATATTATCTTTTTCAACCAAGATACCTGTTTTGTTATTAATCACTAAGGAATTTAGAGGCTCAATATTGGATACAATTATTGGTTTGCCACAAGCCTGGACTTCACAAGCAACCATACCAAAAGACTCAAAACGAGAAGGCATACAGATAAATAAAGAACTTTCAATAACTTCTTTCTTTTTTTCGCCATAAACTGCTGGTAATAATTTAACTTTATCTTCCAAATTTAAAGAAACAATTAACTTTTCTATTCTTTTTTCATCCTTCCCTTTACCAACAATATATAAATCAGGTAAATCATTTTTTAATTCTAAAGTAAGGTTTTTATAAGCATAAATAAGGGTATCAATCCCCTTTTGTTCAATATCATATCTACCAATAAAAAGAATATAATTTTCCTCTTTAGAAACAGAATCAAAAAGGATTTGTTCGACACCATAAGGGATTAAAATAATATTTGCTTTTTTATTTATTTGATAGACTTCTTTTTTAATTACTTCTGAAACGGCAATAATATATTTAAAATTCTTAATTGCAATATGTTCAAAAATATAAGAAAATAAACCTTGGATTTTTTTGAAAAATTTTCTATTTTTTATTTCATATTTAAAAAAGATATTTTGAAAAAGACCAATAACCGGTCGCTTAGTGTATAAAAAAGCAAAAATTGGTGAATGACTAGAAAAATCTTCAATTAAGATATCATGAGGAATTTTTTTAATATAATAAGGAGCAAAAAGTGAATAAGTTAAGCGAGATAGAAAATAATTAAAGGGAAAACCGATTCTTATATATTTTATATTATCCTTTTTTTCTATTTTTTTACAATGAGGATAAGCACCAGTAATAATAGTAATAAAAATATTTTTGGGAAATCTACTATAAATTTCATAAGTTCTTATTGCCCCGCCACCACCACACCAAGGATTGCTTAAATCGTCATATATCAAATGTAAAATTTTCATTCTCTATTTTATTAAAAACTAAGGATTTTGTCAATTTTAAAATTTCTGGTAACCAAAAGGGCATCTTTTTCGTTATATATATAGAGGAGAATTATAGTATTAAAGGAGACTTATTGTGATAAAAAGAGGGTTGTTAAATTAATATTTCTTAATTTAGAAGAGAAATTTAAAAGGAGGGTTTTAGGGTAGTTAATTAAACCATTAATTAATGTCTTTTATTACTGTTTCACAGAAGAGGAAGGTATTTCTTTAATTAAAATAGGGGACTGTATAGGAGATAGTATAGTTATTTTTTTAAAGTTTCTTTGTAAAGGTCTTTCAAATCGTTAATAATCCTTTCCCAAGAGAAATTTTCTTTTACAAATCTATAACCATTTTCTCCTAATTTTTGAGCTAATTCTTCGTTTCTTAGTATTTCTAATATCTTTTCTTTTAATATTTGAGGTTCTTTTTCAGGAACCAATATTCCATTTTCATAATCTTTTACAATATCTAAAATCCCGCCAACCGCCGAAGCAATAACTGGTTTTTTATAGACCATCGCTTCTAATAGTACAACACCAAGCCCTTCTGTATCGCCTCTTTCATCAATTATTGCCGGCAAAACAAATAAATCACAATTTTTATAATAATAAGCCAATTCTCTATCACTTACAAAGCCTTTAAATTCCACATAATTAGTGAGTTCTAATTCCTTTGTTAAGTTTTCTAAATTTCTTCTTTCGCTTCCATCACCAATAATAATAAGTTTTGCTTCTATTTCTTTTAATACTTCTTTTAATGCTAAAATTAAATAATTAACTCCTTTTCTTTTGACTAACCGACCAACAAATAAGATAGTTTTCTTATCAGATTTTTTCTCTTCTTTTTCTTCTGCTTTTTCTGCCAAAACTTTTACAGCAGCACCGAAAGGAATAATCTTAATTTCCCGAACATAGTATTTTTTTATTTCATTACTTGTATAGTTAGAAATAGCCGTAATCTTATCACTTTTTTTGATAATAAATTTTATTAAACTTTTAATTAATGCTGATTTTAAAAATTTAAATTCCACGCCATAAAAACTACTTATCAATTTTGGTTTTTTGGAAGCAAAAAATTGGGAGATATAGGCAAAGAAAAAATGGGGAAGCGGCCAGTGGATATGAATGATATCGTATTTCTTTCTTCTCAATAAAATTGCTAAATTTAAAATACCAAAAAAAAGATAAAAGATTAAAAGAAATTTATAAAAGAGCCCTTTTTTTAATCTATCCGGCACATTCTCTTCGTGAGTTAATCTTTCATGTTTTTTAAAAAAATATCGGAAGCGATAAACAGGGATATTAAAAATTTGGTGATTTTTTAGACCAAGATAACTGGAAGTAAAAACTTCACAATGAATATTTTCTTCGTTTAATCTTTTTAATGTTTCGGTAAGCCAAGGAGTAATAATATCTTTTTCGTTACGAGCAAAAGCAGTAGCAATGTGAAGAATTTTCATTAATAAAATTTAAGAAAGGGAAGCAATATATTCGGCAAGTTTGCTTTTTATTCGAGCAGCCTTATTTTTATGGATAATACCTACTTTAACTGCTTTATCAATAATTGATTGTACTTTAGGAAATAATTTTAATGCTTCTTCTTTATTGGTTATTTTTTTTAGCTCTTTAATAGCATTCTTTAATCTTTCTTTTCTTGCCTTATTTCTTAAATATCTTCTCCGATTCTGTCTTATCCTTTTTAATACCGAAAGACTTCTTTTCTTCGCCATTTTTACTCCTATTATTAACATATGCCAGGGCGCGGAATCGAACCGCGGACTCCCGGATTTTCAGTCCGGAGCTCTACCTCTGAGCTACCCTGGCATATTTTTTATTATTTTAAAAAAATTTTTCTTATTGTCAACAAGAAGATTATTGATTATAATTATAATTGAAATGGAGAAAAAAGAAATCAGAATTAACAAACGTGATTTACTTTTTGTTTTACAGAAAAGATTACCGGAGATTGATTATTTTTTAGATTTGGAAAATGGCGAGATAATTCCTGTTTTTGAAATTACTAAAGAAGATTTTGAAAGATTACAAAAAAGTTTTCCTAATCGTTTTTATAAAATTAGTGCTTTTAGCGGAAAGGAGACTTTTTTTATTGTAAAAAACTTTGTTAATTTAATTAAAGATAAGAAAATAAGGGAAGAGATTATTAATAATCTTAAAGAAAAGGCAACCTATAAAAATTTTAAAGAGACGCTAAAAAAATATGATAAAGAGTGGCAGGAATGGCTATTATACGAAAGAGAAGAACTTTTAAAATATTTTAAGAAGAAGATAGAAGAAAAATTTTCCTTAAATATTCATTTTGTTTAACCTCTGGTCAGTTAACACATTTACTTATCTTTCTTGACTTTTAAGAAATTTTTATTATAATTCTAAACTATGAAAAAATCGATAATGAGAGTTGTTCTGACGATAATTTTATTAATAGGTTTTTTCTGTAAAAAAAATCAGCCACCGGAATTAATAGAAGCAAATTTCCCATCAACTGGTAAAGTAAATGTGGTAGTTGATTTTAAACTAAAAGCCAAAGATCCGGAAGGAAAGGAAATAAGTTTTAAATTGGATTTTGGAGATAATAACCAATCAGGATGGTCTCCTTATATTCTTACTGAATCGGTGTATACGGATACTCATACTTATCAAAATCCTGGTCAGTTTGACATTAATGTGAAGATAAAAGATATTGAAGGTAAAGAGACAGAATGGATAAAAATAGGTAAGATTGCTATTGCTCCTTTGGAAATAGGTGAAATTTTTTGGATTTTTACCTGTGAAAATAATGGAGAGACAGCGGCTTTTTATTCAACACCAATTATTGATGAGCAAGATAGTGTGATTTATGTGGCGTGTGAATTTGGTCATTTACATGCAATTAAGTTTAATGGCATAGAAAAATGGCATTTTTCTCTTTTGGAAGAAGAAAGGGTAGTTTCTTCACCATTAATGGACGATTATAAATATATTTATTTTGTTACTGAAGAGGGTAAATTTCTTTCTTTAACCAAGGAAGGAAATCTTCGTTGGGAAAGAGATTTATATAACAGTTTTTATGCATCGCCGGCTTTAGGAAAGTTTAATGAAATTTACTTGCAAAGTGAAGATAGTATTTTTGCTTTTAATAATACTGGTGAACTTCTTTGGACAAAAGGGGTTGCTGGTGGCAATAATTCACCAATTGTTGATGAAGAAGGTAATATCTATTTCGCAAGCGAAAAGGACAGTTCGATTTTTTCTTTTGATGCTAATGGTTGGTTAAGATTTGAATTTCGTTTTAATTCTCCAGTTGTTAATTCACCATTTTTTATTAATAGTAAAAAAATTCTTTTTGGTTTAGAAGATAATAGAATAATTTGCATTGATATTCTAGGAGAGACTTTGTGGTCAAGAAATTTAAATGAACCAATATTTTCTTCAGGTGTAGTATTAGATGATTCGGTTTTTTACTTAATTACCAAGTATGGAAGTATATTCCAAGGAGATGTTAATGGTAATTTTTTACCGATTATTTCAGTATCTTGTGATTTAACTTCTTCTTTAGTAATTTCCGAAAATAATTGTCTTTATTTTCGAGCGAGTTGGGAGGATGAAGAGTATGATACTTTATATGGCATTGACTTAAATGGTAATGTGATTTTTCGCACACCAATTCCTGGTGAAGACGAATCAGAAGATTGGGAGATTTTATCTTCACCAAAGGTTGGGCCAGATGGTACAATCTACATAAGCACAGCAAAAGGTTTATATGCAATCGTTGGCAAAGGAAAATCCAAAAATACTAGTTGGTATTCTTTTAGAAAAGATAATAGAAATACGGGAAGAAGATAATGGAGGATAAAAAATTCTTATCAGTACCGCAAATCCCTGATTTTGTAAAAATTGAACATAAAATTTTAAAATTCTGGCAAGAAAATAATTTTCTTAAACAATTAATGGAGAAAAATAAAGGTAAAAAGAAGTTTTCTTTTCTTGATGGCCCAATTACCGCTAATAATCCAATGGGCGTCCATCATGCCTGGGGAAGAACTTATAAAGATGTTATTCAAAGATATAAAGCCCAAAAAGGTTTTGACCAAAGATTTCAAAATGGATTTGATTGCCAAGGACTCTGGGTTGAGGTAGAAGTAGAAAAAGAACTTGGTTTTAAGTCAAAGAAAGATATTGAAAAATTTGGTATTGATAAATTTGTTGAAAAGTGTAAAGAAAGAGTTTTGAAATATTCTCAAATTCAAACCCAACAGTCCATTAGACTTGGTCAATGGATGGATTGGGAAAATTCCTATTATACTATGTCTGATGAAAATAATTATACTATTTGGTATTTCTTAAAAAAGTGCCATGAGCAGGGTTGGATATATAAAGGTGAGGATGTTGTGCCTTGGTGTCCAAGATGTGGCACAGCAATTTCTCAACACGAAATTGTTACTGAAGGGTATAAAGAATTGGTACATCCTGGTGTTTATTTACAATTTCCTGTTAAAGGAAAGGAAAAACATTATCTTTTAGTCTGGACAACAACACCTTGGACATTAACTGCTAATGTTGCTTGTGCGGTTCATCCGGAACTTATATATGTTTTGATAAAACATAATAATAAATTTTATTATCTTTTAAAAGACCGGTTAAATGTAATTGAAGGCGAATACGAAATTATAAAAGAAATTTTTGGTAAGGAGATGTTAAATTGGGAATATGAAGGTCCATTAAGTTTCTTACCGGTTCAACAAGAAGTGAAACATATTGTGATTCCTTGGGAAGGAGTGAGTGCAGAAGAGGGAACGGGAATTGTCCATATTGCTCCTGGTTGTGGTCATGAAGATTTTATTTTAGGAAAAGAATTTTCTTTAAAGATTATTTGTCCGATAGATGAAGAAGGGGTTTTTTTAGACAATTATGATATTTTATCTAAGAAAAATATTAAAGAAAGTGAAGAGATTATTTTTGAGTTGTTAAAAAAAGAAGATAAGTTATATAAAATTGAAAAATATACCCATCGGTATCCAGTTTGTTGGCGTTGTGGTGTAGAATTGGTTTTTCGTCTTGTTCCAGAATGGTATATCTCAATGAAGGAATTAAGATATAAAATAATGGAAGTGGCTAAACAAGTCCAATGGATACCTTCTTTTGGTTTAGATAGAGAATTAGATTGGTTAAGAAATATGGAAGATTGGCTGATTTCTAAAAAAAGATATTGGGGTTTGGCTTTACCTATCTATGAGTGCGAATGTGGTTATTTTGATGTAATCGGTGGAAAAGAGGAACTTAAAGAAAGAGCAGTAGAAGGCTATGAAAAATTTGAAGGCCATTCTCCCCATCGTCCTTGGATTGATTATGTAAAAATTAAATGTGAAAAATGTGGAAACAAGGTCAGTCGTATTCCGGATGTCGGTAATCCTTGGTTAGATGCTGGAATAGTTCCTTTTTCTACTTTACATTATTTAAAAGATAAGGAGTATTGGAAAGAGTGGTATCCTTTTGATTTTGCAGTTGAATGTTTTCCTGGTCAATTTCGCAATTGGTTTTATGCCATTTTAGCAATGGCAACAGTTTTAGAAAATTCTCCTCCGGTAAAAACAATATTCGGTTATGCTTTGGTGAAAGATGAAAAAGGGGAAGATATGCACAAGAGCAAAGGAAATGTTATTTGGTTTGATGAAGCGGCGGAAAAAATGGGAGCCGATATAATGCGTTGGATTTTTGTTTCCCATAATCCTTTTGAAAATTTACTTTTCGGATATAAATTGGGTGACGAAACAAAAAGAAAATTGTTGACTCTTTGGAATTGTTATTCCTTTTTTGTTACCTACGCCCGAATAGATAATTTTGATCCTAAGAAAAAAGAATGTCAGATCAATCTAATAGATATCAAAAATCTTTTAGATAGATGGTTGCTTTCTATTACTAATAATCTTATTAGGAATGTTGATGCTGCATATAATAACTATGAGTTTAATAAAGTTCCTAAATTGATTGAAAAATATATCGATGATCTTTCTAATTGGTACATTCGCCGTTCTCGAAGAAGGTTTTGGAAATCCCAATTGGATTATGATAAATGGTCGGCTTATAATACTTTGTATTATGCTCTAGGAGTGTTAATTAAATTAATTGCACCAATAATGCCATTTTTGAGTGAGGAGATTTATCAGAATTTAGTTGTAAATGTTGATGAACGGGCTCCTAAAAGTATTCATCTTAATGACTTTCCTGAAGTTATAGAAGATTTGATTGATAAAGAGTTAGAGGAAAAGATGGATCTTTGTCGAAAATTAGTTTTTTTAGGGAGAGCTGCTCGCGAAAAAGCAAAAATAAAAATTCGCCAACCTTTAAAAAAGATAGTATTTTTGAAAGTTCCTGATAAAGAAAAATTAAATGATTTAGTTTCTTTGATAATTGACGAGTTGAATGTCAAAGAAATAATTTTTGATGAAGAAAAATATGAAGAAGAGAATTTCGTAAAAGTTGAAGAAGATAATCTGGTAGCTTTTTTAGATATTAGTTTAGATGAAGAACTTTTAGAGGAAGGATTTTTAAGGGAATTTATTCATCGTATTCAAATTTTAAGAAAAGAAGCTGGTTTCGATATTACTGATAGAGTTATTTTGGGGTACCAAACAGATGAAAAAATCGATAAAGTTATTAAGAAAAATGAAGAACATATTAAAAATGAAATTTTAGCAGAAGAGATTAAAAACAGTGTTTTAGCGGCGAAAGATATTGAAAAGAAAATAAAAGTCAATAATTACGAAATTTTGGTGAGTTTAAAAAGGAAAATCTATGGATAGGAAAAAAATAAAAAAACTTCAGGAATTATTAATAAAAGAAAAAGAAAAATTGCTAAGAGGAAAAACTCACATTGAAGAGATTCTTAAAAAGAGTCCCAAAGAAGCGACGGGTGAGCTTTCTACTTATCGTACCCATATTGCTGACTTAGGAAGTGATACTTATCAAAAAGAAATTGCTGCCTATTTGACAACCCAAGAAACGCAGATATTGATGAAAATTGATAAAGCTTTAAGAAAAATAGAGGAAGGAATTTATGGTAAATGTGAAAAATGCAATAAAGAAATTGATGAAGGAAGACTGGAGGCAATACCTTACGCAGAACTTTGTATTGATTGTCAACGAGAATTAGAAAAACGTCAAAAAAAATAATTCTTAATGAAAAATTTTTTATTAACTATTGAATTCGACGGTCACGATTTTTTTGGATGGCAGGAACAGAAAAACAAAAGAACAGTAGCGGGAGAGATTAAAAAAGTCCTAAAAGAAATTTTGAGAAAAGAGATTAAATTATCCGGTATGGGAAGAACTGATCGGGGAGTTTCAGCCTTGAAATATTTTTGTAATTTTAGAGTTTCGAGTGACTCCGAGATAAATTTGGAAAATTTGAGAAAAAGAATAAATTTTTTATTGCCTTCTGAAATTTATGTAAAAGAAATAAAAGAAGTTCCTTTGGATTTTAATGCTCGTTACGCAGTTAAAAGAAAGATCTACTGTTATTTTGTTACGACAGAGATTTCACCAGTGAAGAGATATTATTTTTGGGAAGTTCCCAAAGAGATAGATTTAAAAAAGATGGAGGAAGCTAGTAAACTTTTTATTGGGGAAAAAGATTTTAGTAAATTTTGTTATTATTCTGGAAAAGGAATTTGTCGAATTGAAGAAATTAAAATAATAAAGAAAAACAAAGAAATAATTTTTAAAATTATTGGTAATCGTTTTTTATATAAAATGGTAAGAAGAATAGTGGGTGCTTTGATAGATGTGGGTATTAATAAAAGAAGGATAGAAGATGTTGAAAATGCTCTTTTGGGGAAAAAACATTTACCTCTTGCTACTGCTCCGGCTAAAGGATTAATTCTATGGGATTGTGAAATTGATCCAAAAGAAACAGAAAAAAATTTTTGACAATTGAAAAAAATTTTGTTATATTATATATAATATAACAAAAGCCGGCATAGCTCAGTGGTAGAGCAGGGGTTTTGTAAACCTCAGGTCGGGGGTTCGAATCCCTCTGTCGGCTTAGAAGTGGGCAGGTACCCAAGTGGCCAAAGGGGGCAGACTGTAAATCTGCTGGCGTGATGCCTTCGGAGGTTCGAATCCTTCCCTGCCCACATTGCGGGTGTAGCGCAACGGTAGCGCAACGGCCTTCCAAGCCGTTGGTTGCGGGTTCGAATCCCGTCACCCGCTTGGATAATTAAATATATTGACTTTTGAAAAAAATAATATATAATTTATTTTCTTTTGCCCATGTAGCTCAGGCGGAAGAGCACACCCTTGGTAAGGGTGTGGTCGCCGGTTCGAGTCCGGCCATGGGCTTGAAAAATTTAAAAATTTAATTAAAATTAATTAATAATAATAAAGTGGAGGAAAGAATATGGCAAAACAGAAATTTGAGAGGAAAAAACCGCATGTAAATATTGGTACAATTGGTCATGTAGATCATGGAAAGACCACATTAACTTCAGCAATAACTTTAGTTTTAGAAAAAAAGGGATTAGCAAAATATACTCCTTATGATCAAATTGATAAAGCTCCTGAAGAAAAGGCTAGAGGATTAACAATTCAATTGGCTCATATTGAATACGAAAGTGAAAAGAGACACTACGCGCATATTGATTGTCCAGGTCATGCTGATTATATTAAAAATATGATTACCGGCGCAGCCCAAATGGATGGAGCTATATTAGTTGTCTCTGCTCCGGATGGACCCCAACCACAAACACGAGAACATGTTTTATTAGCTCGTCAAGTAAACGTGCCGGCTATGGTGGTATTTTTAAATAAAATTGATATGATGAGTGATCCAGAACTGATTGAACTTGTTGAGTTAGAAGTTAGAGAAATTCTTTCTAAATATGAGTATCCAGGAGATAAAATACCTTTTGTAAAAGGAAGTGCTCTAAAGATTTTGGAATGTGGCTG
This genomic window contains:
- a CDS encoding YncE family protein, encoding MKRILGLFVLIILLFFINCGRRSFFPNQVIATISVGRGPQGIGVLPNGQYLYVANFYENTVSVIRVWDNQVITTIPVGDGPDGIAVLPNGEYMYVTNHRSDDVYIIRTSDNQVVGRIEVGDGPEGIVISPDGEYIYVTNHHSNDISVIEVSSNQVINTIPVSNGQLDWITISPNGRFAYVADFLNDCVFVVDLQNNQVTTTIPVGDGPQGITISPNGNYVYVSCEYDNKVVIIRTSDNQVIGNIPVGRGPCDALTLLPNGRYLYVANGNDNNVSVIRTSDNSIVSIIPVGDHPIGGICVHPSGDFVYVSNLWDNSVSVIGRSYIYPW
- a CDS encoding glycosyltransferase family 4 protein, which produces MKILHLIYDDLSNPWCGGGGAIRTYEIYSRFPKNIFITIITGAYPHCKKIEKKDNIKYIRIGFPFNYFLSRLTYSLFAPYYIKKIPHDILIEDFSSHSPIFAFLYTKRPVIGLFQNIFFKYEIKNRKFFKKIQGLFSYIFEHIAIKNFKYIIAVSEVIKKEVYQINKKANIILIPYGVEQILFDSVSKEENYILFIGRYDIEQKGIDTLIYAYKNLTLELKNDLPDLYIVGKGKDEKRIEKLIVSLNLEDKVKLLPAVYGEKKKEVIESSLFICMPSRFESFGMVACEVQACGKPIIVSNIEPLNSLVINNKTGILVEKDNINQLSEAMLKLIKDKNLRKFLGENGKEWAKQFNWDILSKKQLEYYFFLSTTKDKYRNDQ
- a CDS encoding glycosyltransferase family 4 protein — translated: MKILHIATAFARNEKDIITPWLTETLKRLNEENIHCEVFTSSYLGLKNHQIFNIPVYRFRYFFKKHERLTHEENVPDRLKKGLFYKFLLIFYLFFGILNLAILLRRKKYDIIHIHWPLPHFFFAYISQFFASKKPKLISSFYGVEFKFLKSALIKSLIKFIIKKSDKITAISNYTSNEIKKYYVREIKIIPFGAAVKVLAEKAEEKEEKKSDKKTILFVGRLVKRKGVNYLILALKEVLKEIEAKLIIIGDGSERRNLENLTKELELTNYVEFKGFVSDRELAYYYKNCDLFVLPAIIDERGDTEGLGVVLLEAMVYKKPVIASAVGGILDIVKDYENGILVPEKEPQILKEKILEILRNEELAQKLGENGYRFVKENFSWERIINDLKDLYKETLKK
- the rpsT gene encoding 30S ribosomal protein S20; amino-acid sequence: MAKKRSLSVLKRIRQNRRRYLRNKARKERLKNAIKELKKITNKEEALKLFPKVQSIIDKAVKVGIIHKNKAARIKSKLAEYIASLS
- a CDS encoding UPF0158 family protein; its protein translation is MEKKEIRINKRDLLFVLQKRLPEIDYFLDLENGEIIPVFEITKEDFERLQKSFPNRFYKISAFSGKETFFIVKNFVNLIKDKKIREEIINNLKEKATYKNFKETLKKYDKEWQEWLLYEREELLKYFKKKIEEKFSLNIHFV
- a CDS encoding PQQ-binding-like beta-propeller repeat protein, yielding MKKSIMRVVLTIILLIGFFCKKNQPPELIEANFPSTGKVNVVVDFKLKAKDPEGKEISFKLDFGDNNQSGWSPYILTESVYTDTHTYQNPGQFDINVKIKDIEGKETEWIKIGKIAIAPLEIGEIFWIFTCENNGETAAFYSTPIIDEQDSVIYVACEFGHLHAIKFNGIEKWHFSLLEEERVVSSPLMDDYKYIYFVTEEGKFLSLTKEGNLRWERDLYNSFYASPALGKFNEIYLQSEDSIFAFNNTGELLWTKGVAGGNNSPIVDEEGNIYFASEKDSSIFSFDANGWLRFEFRFNSPVVNSPFFINSKKILFGLEDNRIICIDILGETLWSRNLNEPIFSSGVVLDDSVFYLITKYGSIFQGDVNGNFLPIISVSCDLTSSLVISENNCLYFRASWEDEEYDTLYGIDLNGNVIFRTPIPGEDESEDWEILSSPKVGPDGTIYISTAKGLYAIVGKGKSKNTSWYSFRKDNRNTGRR
- the ileS gene encoding isoleucine--tRNA ligase, with the translated sequence MEDKKFLSVPQIPDFVKIEHKILKFWQENNFLKQLMEKNKGKKKFSFLDGPITANNPMGVHHAWGRTYKDVIQRYKAQKGFDQRFQNGFDCQGLWVEVEVEKELGFKSKKDIEKFGIDKFVEKCKERVLKYSQIQTQQSIRLGQWMDWENSYYTMSDENNYTIWYFLKKCHEQGWIYKGEDVVPWCPRCGTAISQHEIVTEGYKELVHPGVYLQFPVKGKEKHYLLVWTTTPWTLTANVACAVHPELIYVLIKHNNKFYYLLKDRLNVIEGEYEIIKEIFGKEMLNWEYEGPLSFLPVQQEVKHIVIPWEGVSAEEGTGIVHIAPGCGHEDFILGKEFSLKIICPIDEEGVFLDNYDILSKKNIKESEEIIFELLKKEDKLYKIEKYTHRYPVCWRCGVELVFRLVPEWYISMKELRYKIMEVAKQVQWIPSFGLDRELDWLRNMEDWLISKKRYWGLALPIYECECGYFDVIGGKEELKERAVEGYEKFEGHSPHRPWIDYVKIKCEKCGNKVSRIPDVGNPWLDAGIVPFSTLHYLKDKEYWKEWYPFDFAVECFPGQFRNWFYAILAMATVLENSPPVKTIFGYALVKDEKGEDMHKSKGNVIWFDEAAEKMGADIMRWIFVSHNPFENLLFGYKLGDETKRKLLTLWNCYSFFVTYARIDNFDPKKKECQINLIDIKNLLDRWLLSITNNLIRNVDAAYNNYEFNKVPKLIEKYIDDLSNWYIRRSRRRFWKSQLDYDKWSAYNTLYYALGVLIKLIAPIMPFLSEEIYQNLVVNVDERAPKSIHLNDFPEVIEDLIDKELEEKMDLCRKLVFLGRAAREKAKIKIRQPLKKIVFLKVPDKEKLNDLVSLIIDELNVKEIIFDEEKYEEENFVKVEEDNLVAFLDISLDEELLEEGFLREFIHRIQILRKEAGFDITDRVILGYQTDEKIDKVIKKNEEHIKNEILAEEIKNSVLAAKDIEKKIKVNNYEILVSLKRKIYG
- a CDS encoding TraR/DksA family transcriptional regulator: MDRKKIKKLQELLIKEKEKLLRGKTHIEEILKKSPKEATGELSTYRTHIADLGSDTYQKEIAAYLTTQETQILMKIDKALRKIEEGIYGKCEKCNKEIDEGRLEAIPYAELCIDCQRELEKRQKK
- the truA gene encoding tRNA pseudouridine(38-40) synthase TruA — encoded protein: MKNFLLTIEFDGHDFFGWQEQKNKRTVAGEIKKVLKEILRKEIKLSGMGRTDRGVSALKYFCNFRVSSDSEINLENLRKRINFLLPSEIYVKEIKEVPLDFNARYAVKRKIYCYFVTTEISPVKRYYFWEVPKEIDLKKMEEASKLFIGEKDFSKFCYYSGKGICRIEEIKIIKKNKEIIFKIIGNRFLYKMVRRIVGALIDVGINKRRIEDVENALLGKKHLPLATAPAKGLILWDCEIDPKETEKNF